In Horticoccus luteus, the following proteins share a genomic window:
- a CDS encoding GreA/GreB family elongation factor — protein sequence MNEPIIYISANDCENLRLRLSGVTASDARTAKTLARLRSELDRATIVPTLPPNVVGLESSVAVLDLDTNEVDHYTLTLPERADPTRGRLSVLAPLGTALLGYAEGAEIAWEMPGGTRRLRLTRVAPAKQEAVSAA from the coding sequence ATGAACGAACCCATTATCTACATCTCGGCCAACGACTGCGAAAACCTCCGGCTGCGCCTTTCCGGCGTGACGGCCTCCGACGCACGCACGGCGAAGACCCTCGCCCGCCTGCGGTCTGAACTGGATCGCGCCACCATCGTGCCGACTCTGCCGCCCAACGTGGTCGGCCTGGAGTCGAGCGTGGCGGTGCTCGATCTCGATACCAACGAAGTTGACCACTACACGTTGACGCTGCCCGAACGCGCCGATCCGACCCGCGGCCGCCTCTCGGTGCTCGCACCGCTGGGCACCGCGCTGCTCGGTTACGCCGAGGGCGCGGAAATCGCCTGGGAAATGCCCGGCGGCACGCGGCGCCTGCGCCTGACGCGGGTGGCGCCGGCGAAGCAGGAAGCGGTGTCGGCGGCTTAA